AGCATTTTTAATAGTTAGATTTTCAATGATTACATCAGTTGCTTGAACGTTGAATACTCTTGATTTGCCTTTAGCATCAATAACAAAACCATTACCATTAATTATAACCGGTATATTTATAATAATCCCTTCAGTTATACTATCAAATTCATTGTAAGTGTAGTTACGTGTTAAATTAATTACTAAAGATGTTGCATCATCAATCAAATCCTGTAATCGATCAAAATCCCCTTTAATAACATAAAATTCAATAGTTACATATGAATCCATTATTTTTGCAGTTACACTAGCATTTCCTCCTCTAGTTGGAGTGAATTTAATATTTTCTCCAAATTTCGCAATATTTCTATCAACATTACCTTTTATTGCAGTAATTTTCAAATCAAGATTTTCAAATTCCGAATTATCATAGTCCAATATCCTTTGAGAAGTTAAATTATATAAAAACAACTTAAATAACACGTTTGGTGATTCAAAAGCTGTAATTGAACTGGAATTTGATGTAGCATTTAAGAACAACCAATTATTTAAATTTATATTAGTGGTTTTTGGTTGGACATCATAATTGGTTGCATTATTTCCAAACCAGTTATAATCCACATTAGAATTACTATCAATTTCATCGAAAGAAATTTCACAAACACCATTATCTAAAAAGATATTGTTATTGATTTTCAAATTACTGTGTATGCCATCAGCAGTATCAAAATAGACAACACCCTCACCAGCAGAGTTATCCATAAAAATACAATTAGAAACAGAAACATTACTAGCATTAATTAATACAGCACCACCCCTACCTTCTGAATTAGCATTCAGGAAAGTTATATTTTTTATTTCCACATTATCACAAGTAATGTTAAATATTCTTGATTTTCCTTTAGCATCAATTGCAAAACCATTACCATTAATTGTAACAGGCTTATTAATTACAATTCCTTCAGTCATCCTATCAAAGAGATTATAATCATAGCTGCGTTCCAGATTAATAACCGGAGATGTGGAATTATCTATTAACTCCTGCAATGCATCAAAGTCGCCTTTTACACCAATTTTGATTGTATAATATGCATTTTCTATTTTTGCAGTTACAAAACCGGGTTTCTTATTATCAGGAGTGAATTTAACAGTTTCTCCCAATTTAACAATACTTTTATTAACCTTACCATTTGATGAAGTTATTGTAAAATTAAGATGTTTAAATTGATCATTGTCATATTCAGATATCTTTCCAGAGAACCGATTATACCTGTATAATTTAAATAAAACATCAACAGTATTGGAACTTAAAAATGAACTGTAATCCAATGTAGCATTCAAGAACAACCAATCGGTAAATACAAAATTAGATTCAATTGGCCTTATATCATAATTGGACGCATTAGATCCAAACCAGTTAAAGTTTACATTAGAATAATCTAAAGCATTAAAATAAATTTTAGAATTATTATTATTTAAAAAAGTATTGTTATTTAATATTAAATTTAAGCAAACATAGGGAACACTTTCAATATAAACAATACCTCCTTTGGCATAGTTACCTATAAAATCACAGTTAGAAAAAATACTATCCCTAGCAACAATTGAATAAATGGCAGCACCCACACCACTATTACCGGATATTCTATTCCCAATGAACTTAGCAGAAATAGCAGAATTTAATATACTTCCACTAAAGATTGCACCTCCTAATACCGTTGCTCTATTTTCGCTGAACTCACCAAAAATATCAGTACGGGAAATAATATCTATATTTATTGCACCACCACTTGCTTTAACGGAATTACTGTTAAATTTAGCAGAAATAGTAGAATCAATTATGCTTGTACAATAGACTGCCCCTCCATAATTCGCACGATTTGCATTAAATAGGCCAGTAATATTAATATGAGAAAGATAAAATGCATAAATTGCACCACCATCACCATTATTCGCCCTATTTTGTTCAAATCTAGCAGAAATATTGGAATTAGACATAACATCATAACTATAAATTGCTCCTCCATGAGCAGATGCAGAATTACTTTGGAAAAAACCAGAAAAACTAGTATTATCAGTTTTATTTATCAAGATTGCACCGCCTGCACCACCATACGCCTTATTACTTCCAAAATTAGCAGAAATAATGGAATTTTGAAGGTCTTCGATGAAATAGAGTGCACCACCGGATTTACTTGCAGTATTACTAGTAAACTCACCATAAACTTTAATATTATTGACAGGTGCAAGGAAACATATTGCACCAGCCCATCCGTCATTACCTAATGCTTTATTATTTGTAAATTTACCATTAATTGTAGTGTCAGAAACTGTGGAATTGAACATTATTGCTCCGCCAGCAGCTTCATCATCAGTAGCATTACCAGATACAGTATTTTCATCAAAATTAGCATTTATAACAGAATTAGAAACTTCAGATCCGAAATAGATTGCACCACCATATTTTGCAGCATTCTTCTTAAAATACCCTCCAATTATAGTATCAGAAACTTTACCAACAAATGTTACTGCACCACCAACCTCAGAATATGCACCGTCCTTACCTGTAACACTATTTGAAATATTACATTTTTCAACATCGCCCCAAAACTGTAGAGCACTACCATAAACTGCCTTATTATCAGTGAAGGCATTGCTTTTAATGGAACACATAGTAGCTTTACCTTTAAAGTTTACTGAACTGTAAGTGGATGATTTCGGGTCATTTTTTTTGAATTCACAGCCCTCAATTTTACAATTATAAGCATCCCCACTAAACCAGACTGCACATCCAACAGTATTTTCAAACGTGCACTCTTTAATGGTAATAGAAGATACATTTTTAGTACAATTGATTGCTGCATATTTGCTGTTTTTAAAGTGAATATTCTGTAAAGTTACATCATTACAGTTAATTTCAAAAATCATGACTTCATTATCTGCATCGATAATATGCCTACCATTACCACCATCAATAGTTATTGCTTTATTAATTTCTATTTTTTTCAACTGGGGATCAACTAGAAGCCCATATTTAAAATCAGATTTTAATTTCAAGGTTTCTCCTTCTTTAGTATCTTTAATAAGCGCATCCAACATGTAAAAACCAGGATCCACACCTAAAATATCCTTATCATCTTCCAAATTAACACCAATAATTTCATCACCACTTAAAGATGCATTATATGCATCATCACTAACCAAATCATTAGACTGGCCAACAGGTTCATCGTTTATTATCTGATTATCTCCGCTAGCTGCTAAAGTATCATTCACATCGACGGCGCTTACGCAGGCTATGCTGAACAATGCTAAAACAAGCAGGGTAAAAATCAGTATGCTCTTCATGTATTTCATGTAACTACACCAAAATTTTTTTTAGTTGATAGTTATTCTATTTAAAACCTAATATATTTGTTTGGATAATTTGAAATAATGCGAACAAAATTCAATCTTATCTAAAAAGATATGAATAATATTAAATCAGAAAAATAGTGGCATTTTAGCCCAAAAAAAATAAAAAAAAGGATAAAAAAAATAATCCTTAATATTTCAAGTTGTCGGATGAAAAATTCAAACAGTCACTTTTACAGGCACAATACCTGTATCGGCAAAACTAGGATTCGGCTTCATCCAACTCGGCAATTTTTTCGTCAAATTCTATGAATTTGCGGGCAAGGCCTGAGAAATATGGAATATAGACTTTTGAAAAAGTGATTCTTTCAGGGTCTTCTCCCAGCTCCTCAATTCTGTCCTTAACTCCCTGAATCTTGCGTTCAACCTCATCGTACATCAGGTCTCCAGGGAATTCTCCGATAAATACACCGTCTGCACCGTTGTCAAGTGCATATCTGATGTGTTCTGGTCTTACACGATTTACTGAGATAACTTTGATGATATGTATCGATTCGGGATATGAAAGTCTGTTTACTCCAATATTGTCTGCAGCAGTATATCCTATATTATCCAGAAATACCAGAATCATACGCTGGCCTTCCTGTTTTTTGGACAGTACTCCCTTAATTGTTGAGGTGATTTTCTCATCAATATTTCCGTTTACGGTAATTGCCCTCATACTGCATCCTACAAGACATTTTCCGCATCCTGTACAGCTCATAGGGTCAATGTAAATTTCATCATTTTGAATGCTCATTGACTTGTATTTGCAGCGGCTTATACAATCACCGCACAGATTGCATTTTTCCTTGTCAATCTCGGCAATGAATGGTTCGATTTCAACACCGCCGTAATTATATTCTGAAACCTTTGATGCTGCGGCTGTCGCCTGCATTATCGAATCTGTTATGTCTTTCGGGTCATGTGCTGTTCCGCAGACAAATATTCCCTGAACATCAGTTGCTATCGGCTTGATTTTAGGATGTGATTCCTTGATAAATCCGTCTTCTGTTACTCCGACGTTTAAGATTTCCGCTACCTCGCGGGTGCCGTCTGAAGGCTCCATTGCTGTTGAAAGCACTACCATATCCGCTTCGATTTCTACAAATTCTCCTTTAAGAGTATCTTCAGTTCTTACAATGAAGTTATCTCCTTTCTTAACAACTTCACCAGGTCTTCCACGAAGGAACCTTACCTCATTTTCCTGAGTGTGCTTGTAGTATTTTTCAAACATTCCAGGAGTCCTGATATCCGTATAGCAAATCAGAACATCAGTATCCGGATATTTGTGCTTTATGATATTGGCGTTTTTGAGCGCCACAGTGCAGCATATTTTTGAACAGTACCTGTGTCCGTCAGGCTTTTCATCACGTGATCCTACACACTGAATCATTACGACACGTTTTGGCACTTCGCCGTTTGATTTCAGGAGCTTTCCTTTGGTCGGACCGTTGACCCCTGTGATACGGCCAAGTTCAGATTGTGTTATTACATCATCATATCTTGTATATCCGTATTCAGGACGTTTATCCATGTCAAACAGCTTATGGCCTGTTGCAACAATGATTGAACCGACCTGTAGAGGAATTCTTTCAGATTTTCCTCTAAGTTTGATTGCCTTCATGGTACATACCTTAACGCAGTTGCTGCATTTATTACAGTTGTCCATGTCAATCACGTAGGCTTCAGGATATGACTGTCCGAAGGGTCTGTAGATTGCCTTTCTTGTGGAGAGGTTATCGTTCCAGTCGTTTGGAACTTCAACTTCACATGCTTCTGCACATTTTCCGCATGCAATGCATTTTTCTGTGTCCACATAGCGAGGGGATTTTTCCAGAATCAGATTATATGTTCCTGCCCGCCTTTCGGCTTCAATGACTTTGGTGTTTGTTAAAACTTCAATGTTTTCGTTCCAGACAAGTTCATTAAGTATCGGATTTAGAAGACACATTCCGCATTCTTCGGCTATTTTGACAGGTGAGAAAACCTTTCCGATTTTTGCCATGTGTCCTCCTATTGAAGGTGACTGTTCAATAAGAGTTACCTTTACTCCCTGTTTTGCAAGGGACAGTGCTGCATTCATTCCGGCAATTCCTCCGCCGATGACGGCAACTTCATCAGGAGTCTGACAGTAAATCGGGTCTACCGCATCGGACTGTTTTACCTTTTCGATTGATGCGTTGATTAAAGTTATAGCCTTGTGAGTTGCCTTCTGTTTGTCGTCATGTACCCATGAGCATTGCTCACGGATATTTGCCATGTCCATCAGATAAGGATTTAGAGGTTTTATATAATCCTGAAAAGTCTTTTCATGACTTATCGGTGAACATGCCGCAACCACAACACGGTCAAGGTCATGGTCAAATATTGCATCACGAATGATTTTACGTCCGTTCAGGGAACACAGATTTTCAAACTGTCCTATGAATTCAACGTCAAGTTCTTCTCTAACTTTATCCAAATCAACAATATCTGCAATATTTCCTCCACATTCACATAAAAACACGCCAACTTTTAAATCATCCCTCATTTTTCAACCTCCTTTAACTCCTTGATAACTGAATCTATCGGTACCGTATGTGCCTTAACACCGATTACCTTATCAAAATCACCGCCCATTGCAAGTGCAATGAACTGTGCAATATTTAAATGAATTGCTCTGAATTTTCTGCCTTCACGTTCTGAAATCAGATGCTGGTACCTGTCAAACTGAATGTGACAGTTAGGACATAAATGCACCAAAATATCCACGTCCTCATCACAGATTGCATTCATCTTATCTGCAGTAGCCGTAAATGACAGGTCAGGATTGGAATACCTCTGTCTGAATCCTGTTCCGCAGGTTGCTCTTTTGTGGTCATACCATCCGATTGTCTGGCATCCGCATTCAGCTATAATTTCATCCATGATATTCGGGTCCCTTACTCCTCCGATAGTGTCCTCATAATGTACTTTACAGTAATGGCATCCGTGATGAGTGGCAATTGTATAATCGCTTAAATCATATTTGATATGTTTTTTAATCTCATCCTTTTTGCTGTAAAAAATATCGACAACGTGGAAAATGTTTTCAGTAGGTTTCAGGTCATCCTTTTCATATTTCAGGTGTGAAAGTCCGTTTTCATCAAACAGTTCGTTAATGTGATTTCTCAAATCATCCTTTTTATTTAATAGTTTTACTGATTTTTTGTTGATTGCATAGCAGGTTGCACACATCATGACAAGATTTGGCCTTCCTATGTCTTTTGCTATTCTGAAATTCCTTGCTCCAATAGCTGAGGTGTCAATCTGATTAAATACATCTGAGTAATGTCCAAGACCAGTACAGCATGTCTGCTTTTCTGAAATAGCATAATCGATTCCCAGTTTATCGAAAACGAATTTTGTTGATGCCTCAACACCGGGATATTCCACACTTACAAGACAACTCCTAAACAGTAAAATGTCCTTATCGGGAACCTGTTTCATTTTACATCCTCCTCAGTTGCTCTTATCTTTTCAATTTTATCTTTAAATCCGGTTATTGTCAGTATTGTGCTTACTTCATCAATGACTTCCTGAGACGGCATCAGAGGCGGGTCAAGTTCCAGCTCTTGTCTGATTTCATCCAGGTTCTGTCTGAAGTCCCACCATCCGGGAACGTCACGGTCAATGTCTTCGAAAAATCTTTCAGGAATTGCACCGATTGCAGCCGTAAAGTATGAATCTGCAAATCCCATGTATTCATAAAGTTTATCGTAGCCTATCTCATTTTCGATGGCAATCTGTTTTAGTATTTGGTTTACTTCACATACGCTGTTTCCAACAGGACATACGCTGTGGCAGGTATAGCAATAAAAGCAGTTCCAGATGTTATCATCATTGAGGATTGTTTCATCGCCGTCCAAAACCCTTTCTATAATTTCTCGAGGATTGTAGTGTGAATGGCGTGCTGCAGGACATGTGGATGTGCACATACCGCATTGAACGCATTTCAGAACTCCTTCATCCTTTGAGTTTTTGACATCACTAATGATTCTTTCTGCAAAATCAATTGGTGAGTCTGTAATCTTTTGCTGGTTTGACATCTAACCACCTATAATTTAAACTCTTTATTTTCAATCATTTTCTTTAATTTTAATGACAGTTTGTTTCCTCTTAATCTGTCTGACTGTCTGCATATAATAGGTATATTGACATTGCTGCCGTTAATGTTTAAATCGACGCTGCCTGTATCCATATCAAATGCTGCGTTTGGACAGTAGTTAGCACACATTCCGCAGCCGAAACAGTGTGCAATGTTTAATCTCTGATTTTTGAATGCATTTGTAGGACATATCTCTTCTGCCACACAATTTTCACAACCAGAACATTTATCACGGTCGTATTGAGGTCTTAAGTCATAATCTCCCCATAATTCTGCATAATTGGTTTCACCAAGAGGCAGGTGACGCCCTTTAATGTCAGCTACAGGTATGCCTACCTCTTCATCGGTAACGAGCAGATTGTTATATATTTCCTCATTTAAAACAGGTATAGGAATAGCTACAGTATCATATATCTCTCCTCCCTG
The genomic region above belongs to uncultured Methanobrevibacter sp. and contains:
- the hdrC gene encoding ferredoxin:CoB-CoM heterodisulfide reductase subunit HdrC, which gives rise to MSNQQKITDSPIDFAERIISDVKNSKDEGVLKCVQCGMCTSTCPAARHSHYNPREIIERVLDGDETILNDDNIWNCFYCYTCHSVCPVGNSVCEVNQILKQIAIENEIGYDKLYEYMGFADSYFTAAIGAIPERFFEDIDRDVPGWWDFRQNLDEIRQELELDPPLMPSQEVIDEVSTILTITGFKDKIEKIRATEEDVK
- the hdrA gene encoding ferredoxin:CoB-CoM heterodisulfide reductase subunit HdrA — its product is MRDDLKVGVFLCECGGNIADIVDLDKVREELDVEFIGQFENLCSLNGRKIIRDAIFDHDLDRVVVAACSPISHEKTFQDYIKPLNPYLMDMANIREQCSWVHDDKQKATHKAITLINASIEKVKQSDAVDPIYCQTPDEVAVIGGGIAGMNAALSLAKQGVKVTLIEQSPSIGGHMAKIGKVFSPVKIAEECGMCLLNPILNELVWNENIEVLTNTKVIEAERRAGTYNLILEKSPRYVDTEKCIACGKCAEACEVEVPNDWNDNLSTRKAIYRPFGQSYPEAYVIDMDNCNKCSNCVKVCTMKAIKLRGKSERIPLQVGSIIVATGHKLFDMDKRPEYGYTRYDDVITQSELGRITGVNGPTKGKLLKSNGEVPKRVVMIQCVGSRDEKPDGHRYCSKICCTVALKNANIIKHKYPDTDVLICYTDIRTPGMFEKYYKHTQENEVRFLRGRPGEVVKKGDNFIVRTEDTLKGEFVEIEADMVVLSTAMEPSDGTREVAEILNVGVTEDGFIKESHPKIKPIATDVQGIFVCGTAHDPKDITDSIMQATAAASKVSEYNYGGVEIEPFIAEIDKEKCNLCGDCISRCKYKSMSIQNDEIYIDPMSCTGCGKCLVGCSMRAITVNGNIDEKITSTIKGVLSKKQEGQRMILVFLDNIGYTAADNIGVNRLSYPESIHIIKVISVNRVRPEHIRYALDNGADGVFIGEFPGDLMYDEVERKIQGVKDRIEELGEDPERITFSKVYIPYFSGLARKFIEFDEKIAELDEAES
- the hdrB gene encoding ferredoxin:CoB-CoM heterodisulfide reductase subunit HdrB, which produces MKQVPDKDILLFRSCLVSVEYPGVEASTKFVFDKLGIDYAISEKQTCCTGLGHYSDVFNQIDTSAIGARNFRIAKDIGRPNLVMMCATCYAINKKSVKLLNKKDDLRNHINELFDENGLSHLKYEKDDLKPTENIFHVVDIFYSKKDEIKKHIKYDLSDYTIATHHGCHYCKVHYEDTIGGVRDPNIMDEIIAECGCQTIGWYDHKRATCGTGFRQRYSNPDLSFTATADKMNAICDEDVDILVHLCPNCHIQFDRYQHLISEREGRKFRAIHLNIAQFIALAMGGDFDKVIGVKAHTVPIDSVIKELKEVEK